One genomic region from Aneurinibacillus sp. REN35 encodes:
- a CDS encoding transposase, with amino-acid sequence MAQAARELGLHENTLYRWVTGVKKDVLLK; translated from the coding sequence ATGGCGCAGGCTGCACGTGAGCTTGGGCTGCATGAAAACACCCTGTATCGCTGGGTAACAGGAGTGAAAAAGGATGTTTTATTGAAGTAG
- a CDS encoding GNAT family N-acetyltransferase has translation MEIRKFCDSDITQIVSLFYETVHSVNARDYTQEQLDAWAPKDEKGNKMISWKDSMGRNITYVAEDKGKIVGFSDMTHDGYLDRLFIHKEFQGQGIASDLVNVLESEARRLRLVEINTEASITAKPFFERHGYRVIYSQTVEKRGVKLDNFKMVKKVGS, from the coding sequence ATGGAGATTAGAAAGTTCTGTGATTCGGATATTACTCAGATCGTTTCGCTGTTTTATGAAACAGTCCATTCGGTAAACGCAAGGGATTATACACAAGAGCAACTTGATGCCTGGGCACCTAAAGATGAAAAAGGAAATAAGATGATAAGTTGGAAAGATTCTATGGGTCGCAACATTACATATGTGGCTGAAGATAAAGGTAAAATTGTCGGTTTTAGTGATATGACTCATGATGGATACCTCGACAGGCTTTTTATTCATAAAGAGTTTCAGGGGCAAGGAATCGCTTCAGATTTGGTGAATGTTCTAGAATCTGAAGCCAGAAGACTAAGACTTGTAGAAATTAATACAGAAGCTAGTATTACAGCTAAACCGTTCTTTGAACGTCACGGGTACCGAGTAATTTATTCACAGACCGTAGAAAAAAGGGGCGTCAAATTAGATAATTTTAAGATGGTTAAAAAGGTGGGCTCCTAA
- a CDS encoding DUF1697 domain-containing protein, whose product MVYVALLRGINVGGKNKIDMKLLKKTFERVGMGSVVTYINSGNIIFTVNGQSKTTISYILEEAIHTDFGLQIKVLVRSFDDIKKVIHSLPESWTNDQQMRSDVLFLWDEIDDESVLTNLVIKPEIDTVKYAPGAILWSIEKKNSTKSGMSKLIGSKPYRQMTIRNVNTARKIYELMQAAEA is encoded by the coding sequence ATGGTCTATGTCGCACTGCTTAGGGGAATCAATGTTGGTGGGAAAAATAAAATTGACATGAAGCTGCTTAAAAAAACTTTTGAACGAGTAGGCATGGGCTCTGTAGTTACATATATCAATTCAGGTAATATTATATTCACGGTAAATGGTCAATCAAAAACAACAATATCCTATATTTTAGAAGAGGCTATACATACAGACTTCGGACTACAAATTAAAGTTTTAGTTCGTAGTTTTGACGATATTAAAAAAGTTATACACTCCCTTCCAGAGTCATGGACGAACGACCAACAGATGAGAAGTGATGTGCTGTTTTTATGGGACGAAATTGATGATGAGTCAGTGCTTACTAATCTGGTCATCAAACCGGAAATTGATACGGTGAAATACGCTCCTGGAGCCATTCTATGGTCGATTGAAAAGAAGAATAGTACCAAATCCGGTATGTCTAAACTCATCGGTTCAAAGCCATATCGACAAATGACAATCAGGAATGTAAATACAGCGCGCAAAATATACGAACTTATGCAGGCGGCAGAGGCGTGA
- a CDS encoding TolB family protein — protein sequence MKKFKIILVVPALLLTITACASEATGNKTVIKEEPGKTITVIDDDGKKAGNPDISVEKIVRYENMEVSDWWDENTVIVSKENEALDKMSQEELSDSHPRSLYRYNLETKKFELLKEQKNLHLGDARLSPDKKHLIYQEYLLGDPLFFVMNLTSQHAFPLSGESIGGAVSAEWVDSDKIFGAAYSGTAYTATTAGKISAEKWTDDPLFIAEQINDTIYYNTHSNATLTTVDLKTKKKTSLKLDHVVGVYPSPDKKQMLVLQSNGSKETLILCDLNGENKKTLAEGTELGGVSWSSDQRMIAYSLKPEANSASGNSLYVYDLLSHEPTKLAVGIENAATSWSPSGKELVYTEWNGKQFKSSIVYLNFSLQK from the coding sequence ATGAAAAAATTCAAAATCATCTTGGTCGTACCAGCTTTGCTTTTAACGATCACGGCCTGCGCATCAGAAGCTACCGGGAATAAGACCGTCATTAAAGAAGAGCCTGGCAAAACGATCACCGTCATTGACGATGACGGCAAGAAGGCTGGTAATCCCGATATATCCGTGGAAAAGATTGTTAGGTATGAGAACATGGAAGTATCGGATTGGTGGGATGAAAATACGGTCATCGTCTCGAAGGAAAATGAGGCACTGGACAAAATGAGCCAGGAAGAACTGTCAGACTCCCATCCCAGAAGCCTGTATCGGTACAATCTTGAGACCAAAAAATTCGAGCTGCTGAAAGAACAGAAGAACCTGCATCTGGGTGATGCCCGGTTATCCCCCGACAAAAAGCATTTGATCTATCAAGAATATTTATTGGGCGACCCTCTCTTTTTCGTGATGAATCTTACTTCGCAGCATGCATTTCCCCTTTCAGGTGAATCAATCGGAGGTGCCGTCAGCGCGGAATGGGTAGATTCGGACAAGATATTTGGTGCCGCATATAGTGGTACTGCTTATACAGCGACGACTGCAGGCAAAATTTCTGCTGAAAAATGGACGGATGATCCATTGTTCATTGCTGAACAAATAAACGATACGATCTATTACAACACTCATTCCAATGCGACATTAACGACAGTGGATTTGAAGACGAAGAAAAAGACTAGCCTGAAGCTTGACCATGTGGTGGGTGTATATCCTTCGCCGGACAAGAAACAAATGCTGGTATTGCAGTCCAATGGCTCCAAAGAAACGCTGATCCTGTGCGATCTAAACGGCGAAAACAAAAAAACGCTTGCCGAAGGTACGGAGCTTGGCGGCGTTTCATGGTCATCGGATCAGAGGATGATTGCATACAGTCTGAAACCCGAAGCTAACTCCGCATCCGGGAACAGTCTCTATGTTTACGATCTGTTAAGCCATGAGCCCACCAAGCTGGCCGTGGGGATCGAGAATGCAGCAACCTCATGGAGCCCTTCCGGCAAGGAGCTGGTGTATACCGAATGGAATGGAAAGCAGTTTAAAAGCAGCATCGTCTATTTAAATTTCTCATTACAAAAATAA
- a CDS encoding sensor histidine kinase, which produces MRVSIKIKFSIFLAVLLLFTVFILSLLVLEGIQKNQQSQVEHQFAQQAATANIYFIQTMMAEQSKVPHTFLASKGREFAAQLEMISGQPVVLYDQQGKIVSEKKAAGASDSLAKTLTYALKDKTAYLVENESLYYLAPLRTGKEQVGVVQFHHSLSENLAFYNQIKQLFIQIGAGVFFLSFILAYFYFTFFAGEIIKLNQTVDRIRSGNYEVPSLSRKDEIGELSEGIRVMSQQIKKTIQDKDKEQEKLSLAVHKLSQLDQQQKQFIGSVTHEFKTPLTSTRAYIDLLELYPDDEELLNTAIVNIKSETLRLHEMVEKVLQLSSMEKYEFEFNKEKVDVQQAIQTVLNSLKGKMDKFGITLETDLTKAYVEADKDCMTIVLVNLLDNAIKYNKTKGHITVRNERRDGQVIIDITDTGIGIPEEYARKIFEPFYTVDKNRSRESGGTGLGLSLAKKYTEAQGGSISLVSTNADGSHFRIMFPAYGSTASRT; this is translated from the coding sequence GTGAGAGTCAGTATAAAAATCAAATTCAGTATTTTTCTGGCTGTCCTTCTCCTCTTCACGGTCTTTATTTTAAGCCTGCTCGTTCTAGAAGGCATTCAAAAGAATCAGCAATCACAGGTGGAACACCAATTTGCCCAACAGGCAGCAACTGCAAATATTTATTTTATCCAGACGATGATGGCGGAGCAAAGTAAGGTTCCTCATACCTTCCTTGCATCGAAAGGCCGGGAATTTGCTGCGCAATTAGAAATGATAAGCGGCCAACCGGTTGTGTTATATGACCAGCAAGGAAAAATCGTCAGCGAAAAAAAAGCCGCCGGTGCATCCGACAGCCTTGCCAAAACATTGACCTATGCACTCAAAGATAAAACAGCCTATCTGGTGGAAAATGAATCGTTATATTACTTGGCTCCCTTACGAACAGGCAAAGAGCAAGTGGGTGTCGTACAGTTCCATCACTCACTCTCGGAAAACCTGGCGTTTTACAATCAGATTAAGCAGCTCTTTATCCAAATTGGAGCGGGTGTATTTTTCCTAAGCTTTATTCTGGCTTATTTTTATTTTACTTTCTTCGCCGGCGAGATTATCAAGCTTAATCAAACGGTAGACAGAATTCGATCCGGAAATTATGAAGTCCCCTCCCTATCGCGCAAAGATGAGATTGGAGAACTGAGTGAAGGCATCCGGGTGATGAGCCAGCAAATTAAGAAAACCATACAGGACAAGGACAAAGAGCAGGAAAAGCTGTCCCTGGCTGTCCATAAATTGTCCCAACTCGACCAGCAGCAAAAACAATTTATTGGCAGCGTAACACATGAGTTTAAGACGCCTCTCACATCGACCCGTGCGTATATCGATTTGCTTGAATTATATCCGGACGATGAAGAGCTTTTGAACACGGCGATAGTGAATATTAAAAGCGAAACACTGCGGCTTCATGAAATGGTTGAGAAAGTACTTCAATTATCTTCCATGGAGAAATACGAGTTTGAATTCAATAAAGAAAAAGTCGATGTGCAGCAGGCCATTCAAACGGTGCTGAACAGCCTGAAAGGGAAAATGGATAAGTTCGGCATCACACTAGAAACCGATTTAACAAAAGCGTATGTAGAGGCGGACAAAGACTGCATGACCATTGTGCTTGTCAATCTCCTGGATAACGCCATTAAATACAATAAAACCAAGGGTCATATTACTGTGAGGAATGAACGAAGGGACGGACAGGTGATCATTGATATTACGGATACCGGCATCGGAATCCCGGAAGAGTATGCGCGCAAAATCTTCGAGCCGTTCTACACCGTCGATAAAAACAGGTCGCGTGAAAGCGGCGGCACCGGCCTCGGACTTTCGCTTGCCAAAAAGTATACGGAAGCACAAGGAGGTTCGATTTCACTTGTGAGCACAAATGCGGATGGAAGTCATTTTCGCATTATGTTTCCGGCTTACGGCTCAACCGCTTCAAGAACATAA
- a CDS encoding response regulator transcription factor — protein sequence MGDKILVIEDERKIADAIAYALTKEGYAVEVVDRGDTAIDRVYEFKPAAIILDVMLPGMDGYDILKKLQDKGRIGVIMLTAKEDLIDKILGLELGADDYMSKPFDIRELLARLKSLLRRMKAARDDDELTEVALSGVVLNVSKRTAFAGDRKMDLTPKEYDLLALLLSSPHRVYTREDLLNLVWGLDYIGGTRTVDIHVQRLRKKLGADYSDLIQTVHGVGYKALGE from the coding sequence ATGGGCGATAAAATTCTGGTCATTGAGGATGAGCGAAAAATTGCGGATGCGATTGCTTATGCTTTAACCAAGGAAGGCTATGCCGTCGAAGTGGTTGATCGCGGCGATACGGCTATAGATAGAGTGTATGAATTCAAGCCGGCCGCGATTATTCTAGATGTCATGCTTCCCGGAATGGATGGCTACGATATTCTGAAAAAGCTTCAGGACAAAGGGCGAATAGGTGTCATTATGCTCACAGCCAAAGAAGATCTTATCGACAAAATTCTTGGACTTGAGCTCGGTGCGGATGATTATATGTCCAAACCTTTTGATATACGAGAACTGCTTGCGCGTTTAAAATCACTGCTCCGAAGAATGAAAGCCGCAAGGGATGATGACGAGCTGACCGAGGTTGCACTCAGCGGAGTGGTACTGAATGTAAGCAAGCGAACGGCTTTTGCCGGCGATCGGAAGATGGATCTGACACCCAAAGAATACGATTTGCTGGCATTGCTCCTATCCAGCCCTCATCGGGTGTATACAAGGGAGGATCTTCTGAACCTGGTCTGGGGCCTGGATTATATTGGCGGAACGCGCACCGTGGATATCCATGTACAGCGGCTGCGGAAGAAGCTCGGCGCAGACTACAGTGATTTGATACAAACCGTTCATGGCGTCGGTTACAAAGCCTTGGGTGAGTAA
- a CDS encoding HEAT repeat domain-containing protein encodes MVQQLMETFQMTLRDDLIETLQSHSDKQQTCEFFIRLMSIQEIVEAVECLSAFEMYREIIPLWTDDHSNYVGVYFWGPMQYRVCYINHEETDLSPAFRSVQSFSTLLEQHPESDWYDLPKDYPGSETNAALIANDMVAIAELNTALQAEELDEEIRCQLLFSIMALTPYHKLDTLMSYMDDENMYVQERACEILGFHKYEPAKSRLEEIAESGSHNGKTAARSALARMN; translated from the coding sequence ATGGTACAGCAATTGATGGAAACATTTCAAATGACGTTACGTGATGACTTGATCGAAACGTTACAGTCACATAGCGATAAACAGCAAACATGTGAGTTTTTTATTCGGCTTATGAGTATACAGGAGATTGTCGAAGCGGTCGAGTGCTTGTCAGCGTTTGAAATGTATAGAGAGATCATTCCTTTGTGGACAGACGATCATTCAAACTATGTGGGTGTTTATTTTTGGGGGCCGATGCAATATAGGGTTTGTTATATCAATCATGAGGAGACCGATCTGTCTCCTGCATTTCGCAGTGTACAATCATTTAGTACATTGCTTGAGCAGCATCCTGAAAGTGATTGGTATGATTTGCCGAAGGATTATCCGGGGAGTGAAACAAACGCCGCTTTGATAGCGAACGATATGGTGGCGATTGCAGAATTAAATACAGCGCTTCAAGCAGAGGAATTAGATGAAGAAATACGATGTCAACTTCTCTTTTCTATTATGGCACTAACCCCGTACCATAAGCTTGATACACTAATGAGCTATATGGACGATGAAAATATGTATGTACAGGAAAGAGCCTGTGAAATTTTGGGCTTCCATAAATATGAACCTGCAAAAAGCAGGTTGGAAGAAATCGCTGAATCCGGTTCACATAATGGGAAAACAGCTGCCAGGTCTGCGTTAGCAAGAATGAACTGA
- a CDS encoding Na-translocating system protein MpsC family protein, which translates to MHSTLSASLQSYKRSISQLYNELTIEVYGTGVRRQSITVTENKILIFAERSRLPELSALEKGNKNLSLHLDSALRDEFKRRLRERIEETFSVSVRTILLDYDLETEMTVTAVFLIEAAQK; encoded by the coding sequence ATGCACTCAACATTGTCAGCATCTTTACAATCCTATAAGCGAAGCATTTCACAATTGTACAATGAACTGACTATAGAGGTGTATGGAACCGGGGTGCGAAGACAGAGCATTACCGTGACAGAAAACAAAATATTGATCTTCGCCGAGCGCTCGCGGCTTCCCGAGCTGAGCGCGCTGGAAAAGGGGAATAAGAACTTGAGCCTGCATCTCGATTCCGCACTGCGTGATGAGTTTAAACGGCGGCTCAGGGAAAGAATCGAGGAGACGTTTTCTGTTTCTGTACGAACGATTTTGCTTGATTATGATTTGGAGACAGAGATGACGGTAACAGCCGTATTTCTTATCGAAGCTGCGCAGAAGTGA
- a CDS encoding nucleoside hydrolase, whose amino-acid sequence MKPVILDVDTGIDDAMAIGYALNAPELDVIGITTCFGNGTVEHTTRNTLQVLDLFERAHIPVYPGASAPLVREAREAPIWIHGSNGLADITLAAPTQSPKNIPAHEFLIASIKERPGDVTVIATGSLTNIAIAIKKAPEIVPLMKELIIMGGAVHVPGNVTPYAEANIYADPEAAEIVLQSGARITLIGLDVTMQAVLKESQLAIWQQQNTPASAFLAEACAFYMNAYRISSPELGGCALHDPLAVGVAIDPTFVTTSSMPIYVDTTGDTLGQTKPLDSADPTRERITVCTDVAADRFVEHFLQRTAK is encoded by the coding sequence ATGAAGCCAGTTATTCTAGATGTAGACACCGGCATTGACGACGCAATGGCTATCGGCTATGCCCTGAACGCTCCAGAGCTCGATGTCATCGGTATTACAACCTGCTTTGGCAACGGCACAGTAGAACATACAACCCGGAATACGCTTCAGGTACTTGATCTATTTGAACGCGCACACATCCCCGTTTATCCTGGAGCGAGCGCTCCTCTCGTACGCGAAGCGCGAGAGGCTCCCATATGGATACACGGAAGCAATGGTCTCGCCGACATAACGCTTGCCGCACCAACCCAATCCCCCAAAAATATACCGGCACACGAATTTCTTATCGCTTCGATCAAAGAGAGGCCCGGAGATGTGACAGTCATTGCCACAGGCAGTCTGACCAATATAGCCATAGCCATAAAAAAAGCACCAGAGATTGTACCGCTGATGAAAGAATTAATCATTATGGGAGGAGCGGTGCATGTGCCGGGTAACGTCACACCGTATGCGGAAGCAAATATATACGCTGATCCAGAGGCAGCCGAGATCGTGCTTCAATCCGGCGCCCGAATTACCCTTATCGGCCTGGACGTTACCATGCAAGCCGTATTAAAGGAAAGTCAGCTCGCCATATGGCAGCAGCAGAATACTCCTGCCTCAGCTTTTTTAGCCGAAGCCTGCGCTTTTTATATGAATGCGTATCGTATATCCTCACCTGAGCTTGGCGGATGTGCGCTTCACGACCCGCTCGCCGTGGGAGTGGCCATCGATCCGACTTTCGTTACGACCTCCTCCATGCCCATTTACGTGGACACAACTGGCGATACACTGGGGCAAACAAAACCTTTGGACAGTGCGGACCCTACACGGGAGCGGATAACGGTTTGTACAGACGTGGCAGCGGATCGCTTTGTAGAACACTTTCTGCAGCGAACGGCAAAATGA
- a CDS encoding YciI family protein: MPLYYIAFMETIEANKDKEVRTEHIEYLNDLIQKGKIIAKGPFTDESGGLIIFTANSLEEAQQLAQNDPAALASSRLFTVREWKSSRELSGACEQNV; this comes from the coding sequence ATGCCCTTATACTATATCGCGTTCATGGAAACGATCGAGGCAAACAAAGATAAAGAGGTCCGCACCGAACACATTGAATACTTGAATGATCTCATACAGAAGGGGAAAATAATAGCCAAAGGCCCTTTTACGGATGAAAGCGGCGGACTCATTATTTTCACAGCGAACTCATTGGAAGAAGCACAGCAATTAGCCCAAAATGACCCGGCAGCACTAGCAAGCAGCCGCCTGTTTACTGTCCGCGAATGGAAAAGCAGCCGGGAGCTGAGCGGAGCCTGCGAGCAAAACGTATAA
- a CDS encoding 5'-deoxyadenosine deaminase, which yields METTLIKNAQIITMDANDLILTGDIYIEGDRIKDIGPNLRYEQADKVINAANRVVIPGFVQTHIHLCQTLFRGQADDLELLDWLKKRIWPLEAAHDEESIYYSAMLGIGELIQSGTTCIVDMETVHHTDSALQAIAQSGIRALSGKVMMDRGGDVPKLLHEQTDASIQESVDLLEKWHNYDNGRIQYAFCPRFVVSCTEDLLTAVRDLSATYNTMIHTHASENRSEIALVESERGMRNVVYLDSIGVANERLILAHCVWLDEEEKQIIKDRKVKVAHCPGSNLKLASGIAEVPDLLDKGIFMSLGADGAPCNNSLDMFNEMRLAALIQKPVHGPTSMNAKMVFEMATIGGARAAGLDADIGSLEVGKKADLAILNLNKFHAYPADNVDLISRIVYSASKADVETTMVNGRILMENRIMKTVDEHIVLQEANQSIHRLLKRLPSIVSV from the coding sequence ATGGAAACCACCCTGATTAAAAATGCACAGATCATCACAATGGATGCAAACGACCTTATTTTAACAGGCGACATTTACATCGAAGGGGATCGAATCAAAGACATCGGTCCGAACCTGCGCTATGAACAGGCAGACAAAGTCATCAATGCGGCGAATCGAGTTGTCATTCCAGGCTTCGTGCAGACGCATATCCATCTCTGTCAAACCCTGTTTAGAGGACAGGCCGATGATTTGGAACTGCTCGATTGGCTAAAAAAACGGATTTGGCCGCTAGAAGCCGCCCATGATGAAGAATCCATTTATTACTCTGCTATGCTTGGAATCGGTGAATTGATCCAAAGCGGTACAACCTGCATCGTAGATATGGAGACCGTGCATCATACCGATTCGGCTCTTCAGGCGATCGCCCAAAGCGGCATACGTGCTCTATCCGGCAAAGTTATGATGGATCGCGGTGGAGATGTGCCGAAGCTTCTGCATGAACAAACCGATGCATCCATCCAGGAAAGCGTCGATCTGCTGGAGAAATGGCACAACTATGATAACGGACGCATTCAGTATGCCTTCTGTCCGCGCTTTGTCGTCTCATGTACGGAAGACTTGCTTACAGCCGTGCGCGATCTCTCCGCTACGTATAATACGATGATTCATACGCATGCATCCGAAAACCGGTCCGAAATCGCTCTCGTCGAATCGGAGCGTGGGATGCGCAACGTCGTCTACCTCGACTCCATTGGCGTAGCCAACGAACGGCTCATCCTGGCCCACTGCGTCTGGCTTGATGAGGAAGAAAAACAAATCATCAAGGACAGAAAAGTGAAAGTCGCCCATTGTCCAGGCTCAAATCTGAAATTGGCCTCCGGAATCGCAGAAGTTCCTGATTTACTCGATAAAGGGATCTTCATGAGCCTGGGTGCAGACGGCGCTCCCTGCAACAACAGCCTTGACATGTTTAATGAAATGCGCTTGGCCGCTCTCATTCAGAAGCCTGTGCACGGCCCCACGTCCATGAATGCAAAAATGGTCTTCGAAATGGCGACCATCGGTGGAGCAAGGGCTGCCGGATTGGATGCGGACATTGGGAGTCTTGAAGTCGGTAAAAAAGCGGATTTGGCTATTCTAAATTTAAATAAATTCCATGCCTATCCGGCTGATAATGTTGACCTGATCTCCAGAATTGTTTATTCCGCTTCCAAGGCCGACGTAGAAACAACGATGGTCAACGGACGAATTCTGATGGAGAATCGCATCATGAAAACGGTGGATGAACACATCGTTCTGCAGGAGGCCAATCAGTCCATTCATCGCTTGCTAAAGCGTTTGCCGTCTATTGTATCCGTATAA
- a CDS encoding NCS2 family permease, whose product MSIHPPLQEADQALETEEDVLAPPNAAVKRGWLENFFRLSERNTTPKTEFIAGMTTFMTMSYIIFVNPLILSDAGIPKEAAVAATIFSCIFGTLMYALMANMPVAVGPGMGLNAFFTYTVVLGMGLTWQTGLGAVFISGVVFLILTITGVRKKIIAAVPQSLRSAIGVGVGLFIALIGLKNAGLVISSKDTIVSLGNLHSPGVLIALTGLMLTALLIARGVKGALVISIIATTVLSMIVGASQAPASISNIISFSMPSVADTFLHMDIKAALAYGIVSVIFSFTIVELFDNSATLLGLANKAGLVDKNGEIPNLNRAFVADAFATMGSATLGTTAMNVYVENATGISEGGKTGLTALVVAGFFMLALLFTPLVTLIPGFATAPVLILVGVFMFNEIRHIPFDDFTELVPAFLTIIMMPLTFSITQGLAFGFISYSLLKVLTGRHHEVTWTVHFISLAFIINMIYRV is encoded by the coding sequence ATGAGCATACATCCTCCATTACAGGAAGCGGATCAGGCGCTTGAAACAGAAGAAGACGTACTTGCACCTCCGAATGCAGCGGTTAAACGCGGGTGGCTCGAAAATTTCTTTCGGCTGAGCGAGCGCAACACTACTCCTAAAACAGAGTTTATTGCAGGCATGACTACGTTTATGACAATGAGCTATATCATTTTCGTGAATCCTCTTATTCTTTCAGATGCAGGCATTCCGAAAGAAGCAGCTGTGGCAGCCACCATTTTCTCCTGCATTTTCGGCACGCTAATGTATGCCCTGATGGCAAACATGCCGGTTGCCGTCGGTCCGGGCATGGGACTCAACGCTTTCTTTACGTATACAGTCGTGCTGGGAATGGGACTAACATGGCAGACAGGCCTGGGAGCGGTGTTTATATCGGGGGTTGTCTTTCTCATCCTTACCATCACCGGGGTGCGAAAAAAAATCATTGCTGCCGTCCCCCAATCACTGCGCTCCGCTATCGGAGTGGGAGTTGGCTTATTTATCGCTTTAATCGGATTGAAAAATGCCGGTTTGGTAATCAGCAGCAAAGATACGATCGTCTCTTTAGGCAATCTCCATTCTCCCGGGGTGCTCATTGCACTTACCGGACTCATGTTAACTGCCCTTCTCATCGCCCGGGGCGTCAAAGGCGCACTCGTCATCAGCATTATTGCCACAACCGTACTGTCCATGATTGTAGGCGCTTCGCAGGCACCGGCAAGCATCAGCAATATCATCTCTTTTTCGATGCCGAGCGTTGCGGATACCTTCCTGCACATGGACATTAAAGCCGCACTTGCCTATGGCATCGTTTCTGTCATCTTCTCCTTTACGATTGTGGAGCTGTTCGATAATTCCGCAACGCTGCTGGGATTGGCAAACAAGGCGGGGCTGGTAGATAAGAATGGGGAGATCCCCAACTTAAACCGAGCTTTTGTGGCGGACGCATTTGCTACAATGGGCAGCGCCACATTGGGTACCACAGCGATGAATGTATATGTAGAAAATGCCACAGGTATTTCAGAAGGAGGAAAAACCGGCTTAACAGCGCTAGTAGTGGCAGGATTTTTTATGCTGGCCCTCCTTTTCACACCGCTGGTTACGCTCATCCCCGGATTTGCGACCGCACCGGTGCTCATTCTTGTAGGCGTTTTCATGTTCAACGAGATTCGACACATTCCGTTCGATGATTTTACGGAGCTGGTGCCAGCCTTCCTCACCATCATCATGATGCCTTTAACCTTCAGCATTACCCAGGGGCTTGCCTTTGGCTTCATTTCGTACAGCCTACTGAAGGTCCTGACAGGACGCCACCACGAAGTAACTTGGACCGTTCACTTTATCAGTCTGGCTTTTATTATTAACATGATATACCGCGTCTAA